From the Danio aesculapii chromosome 9, fDanAes4.1, whole genome shotgun sequence genome, one window contains:
- the ikzf2 gene encoding zinc finger protein Helios isoform X2 translates to METSNGYIESNGNCSPRKENSRMLVDLSTSTPNGQRSHSPQSPAARTIKQEEGTEEDTERRAGGPDEAGHSGEEGSGLEDPMIDSPNNLQDAGPGAEVQNETGIRLPNGDRPFQCNQCGVSFTQKGNLLRHIKLHTGEKPFKCPFCSYACRRRDALTGHLRTHSVGKPHKCNYCGRSYKQRTSLEEHKERCHNYLQSVGMDSASNPGPYPGEVPKEQRPLEPAGMAAFDRPPVIERLQGNVGKRKSTTPQKFVGEKMVRYSYPELNYEMGLKYEKEAELMQAQMMDHALSNAISYLGSDSLRPMMHHPSLSMAEVVPMVNPLFHPVYPIGPRMDRPSSREAPPMPQPNPEFPQPTNGAIPLVRPKNPQSAQDGSPCNSGQDSADSARSSPRDKLSATGPRLRSSPGFGRAEEGRSMEPSRVAARDGVRVFAREGQELRVFQCEHCRVLFLDHVMYTIHMGCHGYRDPLECNICGHCSKDRYEFSSHIVRGEHTFR, encoded by the exons GTAACGGCAACTGCTCTCCCAGGAAGGAGAACTCGAGAATGTTGGTGGACCTGTCGACCAGCACACCCAACGGCCAGCGCTCACACAGCCCACAGTCCCCTGCTG CACGCACAATCAAACAAGAAGAAGGCACTGAGGAGGACACGGAAAGAAGAGCTGGTGGTCCAGATGAGGCAGGGCATAGTGGCGAGGAAGGCTCTGGATTGGAGGATCCCATGATTGACAGTCCAAACAACTTACAAGATGCTGGGCCAGGAGCCGAAGTGCAGAATGAAACGGGGATAAGACTGCCAAACG GTGATCGGCCGTTCCAGTGCAACCAGTGTGGGGTTTCATTCACTCAGAAGGGCAACCTGCTAAGACACATCAAACTCCACACGGGAGAGAAGCCCTTCAAATGCCCGTTCTGCAGCTATGCCTGCCGCCGCCGTGACGCCCTGACCGGACATCTACGCACACACTCAG TGGGCAAGCCACACAAGTGCAACTACTGTGGGCGGAGCTACAAGCAGCGCACGTCATTGGAGGAGCACAAAGAACGGTGTCATAATTACTTGCAGAGCGTCGGAATGGACTCTGCCTCCAATCCTGGCCCTTATCCAG GGGAGGTTCCCAAAGAACAGAGGCCTCTGGAGCCTGCTGGGATGGCAGCTTTCGACCGGCCTCCTGTAATTGAACGACTGCAAGGAAATGTGGGTAAACGGAAGAGCACCACGCCACAGAAGTTTGTGG GTGAGAAAATGGTTCGCTATTCATACCCCGAGCTGAACTATGAGATGGgcttgaagtatgagaaggaagcAGAGTTGATGCAGGCCCAAATGATGGACCACGCTCTTAGCAATGCCATCTCCTATCTGGGCTCTGACTCCTTAAGGCCTATGATGCACCATCCATCCCTCTCTATGGCCGAAGTTGTACCAATGGTTAACCCGTTGTTTCATCCGGTGTACCCGATCGGCCCACGGATGGACCGACCTAGTAGCCGCGAGGCTCCTCCGATGCCTCAGCCAAACCCTGAATTCCCACAACCAACCAATGGTGCAATTCCATTGGTCAGACCCAAGAATCCCCAATCAGCCCAAGATGGCTCGCCATGCAACAGTGGACAGGATTCAGCCGATTCGGCGCGGAGCAGCCCACGGGATAAGCTCAGTGCCACCGGACCAAGGTTGAGATCCAGTCCAGGGTTTGGTCGGGCAGAGGAAGGCAGGTCAATGGAACCAAGTCGGGTCGCTGCAAGGGACGGCGTCCGCGTGTTCGCCCGTGAGGGACAAGAGCTGAGGGTGTTCCAATGTGAACACTGCCGTGTTCTCTTCCTTGACCACGTCATGTACACCATCCACATGGGCTGCCACGGATATAGAGACCCGCTGGAGTGCAACATCTGCGGCCACTGCAGCAAAGATCGCTACGAGTTCTCTTCGCACATCGTCCGCGGGGAACACACCTTTCGTTAG
- the ikzf2 gene encoding zinc finger protein Helios isoform X1 has translation METSNGYIESNGNCSPRKENSRMLVDLSTSTPNGQRSHSPQSPAARTIKQEEGTEEDTERRAGGPDEAGHSGEEGSGLEDPMIDSPNNLQDAGPGAEVQNETGIRLPNGKYNGDRPFQCNQCGVSFTQKGNLLRHIKLHTGEKPFKCPFCSYACRRRDALTGHLRTHSVGKPHKCNYCGRSYKQRTSLEEHKERCHNYLQSVGMDSASNPGPYPGEVPKEQRPLEPAGMAAFDRPPVIERLQGNVGKRKSTTPQKFVGEKMVRYSYPELNYEMGLKYEKEAELMQAQMMDHALSNAISYLGSDSLRPMMHHPSLSMAEVVPMVNPLFHPVYPIGPRMDRPSSREAPPMPQPNPEFPQPTNGAIPLVRPKNPQSAQDGSPCNSGQDSADSARSSPRDKLSATGPRLRSSPGFGRAEEGRSMEPSRVAARDGVRVFAREGQELRVFQCEHCRVLFLDHVMYTIHMGCHGYRDPLECNICGHCSKDRYEFSSHIVRGEHTFR, from the exons GTAACGGCAACTGCTCTCCCAGGAAGGAGAACTCGAGAATGTTGGTGGACCTGTCGACCAGCACACCCAACGGCCAGCGCTCACACAGCCCACAGTCCCCTGCTG CACGCACAATCAAACAAGAAGAAGGCACTGAGGAGGACACGGAAAGAAGAGCTGGTGGTCCAGATGAGGCAGGGCATAGTGGCGAGGAAGGCTCTGGATTGGAGGATCCCATGATTGACAGTCCAAACAACTTACAAGATGCTGGGCCAGGAGCCGAAGTGCAGAATGAAACGGGGATAAGACTGCCAAACGGTAAATATAAtg GTGATCGGCCGTTCCAGTGCAACCAGTGTGGGGTTTCATTCACTCAGAAGGGCAACCTGCTAAGACACATCAAACTCCACACGGGAGAGAAGCCCTTCAAATGCCCGTTCTGCAGCTATGCCTGCCGCCGCCGTGACGCCCTGACCGGACATCTACGCACACACTCAG TGGGCAAGCCACACAAGTGCAACTACTGTGGGCGGAGCTACAAGCAGCGCACGTCATTGGAGGAGCACAAAGAACGGTGTCATAATTACTTGCAGAGCGTCGGAATGGACTCTGCCTCCAATCCTGGCCCTTATCCAG GGGAGGTTCCCAAAGAACAGAGGCCTCTGGAGCCTGCTGGGATGGCAGCTTTCGACCGGCCTCCTGTAATTGAACGACTGCAAGGAAATGTGGGTAAACGGAAGAGCACCACGCCACAGAAGTTTGTGG GTGAGAAAATGGTTCGCTATTCATACCCCGAGCTGAACTATGAGATGGgcttgaagtatgagaaggaagcAGAGTTGATGCAGGCCCAAATGATGGACCACGCTCTTAGCAATGCCATCTCCTATCTGGGCTCTGACTCCTTAAGGCCTATGATGCACCATCCATCCCTCTCTATGGCCGAAGTTGTACCAATGGTTAACCCGTTGTTTCATCCGGTGTACCCGATCGGCCCACGGATGGACCGACCTAGTAGCCGCGAGGCTCCTCCGATGCCTCAGCCAAACCCTGAATTCCCACAACCAACCAATGGTGCAATTCCATTGGTCAGACCCAAGAATCCCCAATCAGCCCAAGATGGCTCGCCATGCAACAGTGGACAGGATTCAGCCGATTCGGCGCGGAGCAGCCCACGGGATAAGCTCAGTGCCACCGGACCAAGGTTGAGATCCAGTCCAGGGTTTGGTCGGGCAGAGGAAGGCAGGTCAATGGAACCAAGTCGGGTCGCTGCAAGGGACGGCGTCCGCGTGTTCGCCCGTGAGGGACAAGAGCTGAGGGTGTTCCAATGTGAACACTGCCGTGTTCTCTTCCTTGACCACGTCATGTACACCATCCACATGGGCTGCCACGGATATAGAGACCCGCTGGAGTGCAACATCTGCGGCCACTGCAGCAAAGATCGCTACGAGTTCTCTTCGCACATCGTCCGCGGGGAACACACCTTTCGTTAG